Genomic segment of Xanthomonas sp. DAR 35659:
AGGCAGCGGTGGCCAACCAGGCGCCGATCCTGCTCGGCCGGCAGCGGCAGCGCAGCCAGGACAGCGCCGGCAAGCGCGTGCGCGAGCATCAGGCCGCGCAGGCGCGCAGCCTGGCGCGGATCGCCGAGGCCGCGCGTCAGGTGCAGCCGGAGGCGTCGGTGGCGCTGTTCGCGCCGCCGCGAACCGATGCGGCGACGCGGCGCCTGGCCGAGCTGCACGCGGTGCGGTTGCCGTTCGCGCCGGCGGCCAGGCGGCCGCTGGATCTGGTGGTGCGGGGCGATGCGCGAATCGGCGTGGTCGGCGCCAACGGCAGCGGCAAGTCGACCCTGCTGCGCCTGCTCGCCGGGCAGGTGGCCGCGGTGTCCGGCAACTGCCGCGTGCATGCCGCCAGCGCCTACCTGGACCAGTCGCTGGCGCTGCTGGATCCGGCGGCCACGGCGCTGGCGCAGGTGCAGGCGGCGGCGCCCGGCATCGCGCTCGCCGCATTGCGCACCAGGCTGGCCTTGCTCGGCCTGGACGCGCAACGCATCGGCGTGCCCTGCGCCCGGCTCAGCGGCGGCGAACGGCTGAAGACGGCGCTGGCCTGCGCGTTCTACCGCACGCCGCCGGCCGAACTGCTGTTGCTGGACGAGCCGGACAACCATCTGGACCTGGATGCGCGCGAGGCGCTGCGCGCGGTGCTGCTGCAGTATCCGGGCGCCCTGCTGGTGGTGTCGCACGACGCCGACTTCCTGGGCGCGCTGGACCTGCAGCAGCGGTTGCAGGCCGACGCCGATGCGTGGCGGCTGACGCCGTGGTGAGTGCCGCGAGTGTGGCGCTCGGCGGCGTGCGCAGCATCGTGGCGACCGTCGGCGCTCGGCGCGCCCCTTCTCGTGATCCATGGCATGCGAAGATAGAATCCCGGCGTGTGATGTTAGGCGGCGACCACTATGCGACGCGTTCCCCAGCGAGACTACGACAACGGCGACTGTGGCATCGCCTGTGTGGCCATGATTTCAGGCCAGCCCTACGAACGTGTGCATTCGGAAGCTTTGATGCTCGGACTTCGAAATGAAGACGGCGAATATTTCATGCGCCACGGTCAGATTCGAAACCTACTTTCTGTCTTCGGAATAGAAACCAATTTGCGAAAATTTGTTTCTATGCGTCAAGTTGAACCTATGAGCATCGTAGCCGTGAACCCAAAAGAGGGGGGCTATTATTGGCATTGGGTAGTGTTGTCACCTTCGCGCAGCAGTACGGTGTTGCTTGATCCAAAGCCTGGAAAACCTGCCCGGATCGAACGTTTCAGCGGCTACAGGGGTGTTGGCATGTACGTGCACGCCGTCTAACAATTTTTCCAAACCGACGTTGCGTCGCGGCGCCGCTTAACTCGAGTGTTCGACCGCGTCGCTGCGCAGGGAGTGAGCTGAATCCGATGCGCCCAAATCTCGAGGATCTCCAGGAGGAGATGCGCCAGGCTATCGCGCTCTGGGATGCGGCGCGCTTCTCCATCGCGCACTCGTACTTCGAAGACGAGTTCGCAAGGCGCTATCCGCTTCCCTCGATGGTGGATGCGGACGCTTCCTGGCTGCAGTCGGTGACCTACTCCCTGTGGACGCCGGTTTCCGGCCATTTCTCATTCCATCTGCCATTCTGCGGGACGCCGGTGTCCCTGCTGTCGCAGTTCGAGGAAACGCTGGTCTTTTTCCGGGCGTTCTGCGCGCATGCCGAACGTGTGCTCGCCTTGGCCGGAGCGCCGCCCGATCCGTTGCGGGCGTTCCCGTTCCTGATGCTGGTGCGCAAATGGAGCGGGGTGCTGCTGCTCAACGCCGGCGTGCTGAAGAAGATGGGGGCGCGCTACATGCTGGAGCCGGCAGGCGCCGCTGCCGATGCGCCAGCCGATGCCGCAGTGCGCGAGCGTGGCGTCATCGACAACGCATTCGTGCGCGCGCACCTGCCGGCGATTCCCATGCGCGGTTGCGAGGAG
This window contains:
- a CDS encoding cysteine peptidase family C39 domain-containing protein — translated: MRRVPQRDYDNGDCGIACVAMISGQPYERVHSEALMLGLRNEDGEYFMRHGQIRNLLSVFGIETNLRKFVSMRQVEPMSIVAVNPKEGGYYWHWVVLSPSRSSTVLLDPKPGKPARIERFSGYRGVGMYVHAV